CTGCACCTACAAACGTATTGCCGGCTATTTCACCAGCTCGTTGTTTGAGGTGGCTGACGAGATGCTGGAGCTGGATTCTGTTGTAATTATCGTCTGGCAACGTCGATTTCAGTTCCTTCCTGAAGTCGTCCGGTGCGCTTGAAAGAAGTCTTCCATATCACGAGTCCGGCTTTGCCTCTTTGGCCCGCTCCGGAAGCCCAATATCCCGAGACGACTGGCCACCAAGAAGATCAAAGACAAATGGAGGGCTTGAAAGCCTGAGTCGCTTTCAAGCCCTCTCTTTTTTCATTGCAACTCGCGAATTATCCAAACTTGATCCAGGTCAAGGCGGCCGGTTCAGCGATTTGGCATACAGGTCTCACGCGCACGGCGAACCAGGCCCGGCGCGGCATCAAATCGCAACAACAAGGAGAACCTGACCATGACCAGGCAACTGAGAGATATCGTGCGCATCGACGAAGATCTGTGCGACGGTTGCGGCATCTGCGTGCCCAGCTGCGCCGAGGGAGCCATTGAAATCACTGACGGCAAGGCCAGATTGGTGGCCGAGAGGTACTGCGACGGATTGGGCGCCTGCCTGGGGACCTGCCCCAAGGACGCCATCACGGTCATCAAGCGCGAGGCGGATGCCTTTGATGAGGAAGCCGTGGAAGAGCGGCTGCATGAACTCAAGGCCGCGGAGTCGGCCCAAGCCGACCAGAAGCCTAACGCTGCACCAACCCTGGGCTGCGGATGCCCCGGCTCGGCCATGACCACCTTTGCCCCGACCAGGCCATCATCCGGCGTTTCCGCTGCCGCCTCTGGTTCGCGTTCCGGGGAACAGCCGGTCTCGGCCCTGACCCATTGGCCGGTCCAGATTCGGCTGATTCCGCCGCACGCACCGTTTCTCAAGGGCGCGAATCTGCTGGTGGCCGCGGACTGCGCTCCGGCGGCCTACCCGGCCCTGCACCAGGAGCTACTACCCGGCAAGGTGATCATGCTCGGCTGCCCCAAATTCGACGACGCCCAGAGCTATGTTCAACGGTTTGTGGACATCTTTAACGAAGCCGGCATCAACAGCATCACCGTGCTTTCCATGGAAGTGCCCTGCTGCGCCGGTCTGGCCGAAATCGTTCGTCGGGCCTTGATCGTTTCCGGCAAGCACATCCCTTATCAGGAAATCGTGATCACCCGCCAAGGCCAAATCGCGCCGCAGGGCAGGGCGGAGTTTAAAGGCATGCAGCCCATTTAAGAGCTGTTCACGTTGTCCGAAGCAAAAGCAACAACATCCATCAACCCAAGGAGTGCCATCATGAAGAAGATCAATCTGTTCGAAGCCAATGGATTCAACGACCTGGGCCTGAGCAAGTATCTGGTGCATGACTCGCCCTACTTCAAGATCCTGAACTTCAATTTTCGGGCCGGCCAGCAACTGCCCATCCACTCGCATGACATCGAAGGGCAGCTTTCCATCCTCGTTGTTGAGGGCGAAGGGGAATTTCTGGCCCAGGACACCACCCTCCCGGCCAAGCCAGGCGACCTCCTGATCTGCGACATCAGCGTGCCCCACGGCATCAAGGCGACCACGGACATGCGGACGTTGGTGACCATCGCCCCGCCGATCTGATCGCCGTAGACTGACAGCTCCACTTGCGATGCAGTGGTCCACCGTGTAGCCGAATACCTGTCCGATGTACTCCGACATTTGAACCACAACAAACCGAGGAGGTCCGATGTCCCAGGATATTCAGGTCATATCCAATCCCGATGAGGCGGAATTGGCCAAGCTTGGCGTCCGTTCCTGGCCGATCTGGAGCAAGGAGGCTTCAGAGTTTCCCTGGAGCTACGATGAACGGGAACAGTGTTATCTGCTGGAGGGGGAAGTGGACGTCACGCCGGATGGCGGCAAGTCCGTGCGCATCCAGGCCGGCGACCTGGTCACCTTCCCTCAAGGCATGTCCTGCCATTGGCGGATTTTCAAGGATGTGCGCAAGCACTATCAGTTTGGGTAGCCGATGAGGGCCTGCACGCCTGGAGTCCGGAAATCAGCGCCGTGATCGCTTCCGGCCCGGCGCGCGCAGGCCCCGAAAATCCCGGTTGCGGTAGGTGGTCAGCACTGTCCCGTCACGGGCGCAGACGACCTGGACGCCTTCGTAGGCGACAAGGTTGACGCCGTGTTTGCGGCACTGCTCGACTTCCTTGCGGCCGATGACGCTGATGGCCGCACCCCGTGTGTAAACGAGGCGGCCGTACTGCAACGCCGCATTCACGGCATCGCTGGGAAT
This is a stretch of genomic DNA from Desulfonatronum thioautotrophicum. It encodes these proteins:
- a CDS encoding ATP-binding protein, whose translation is MTRQLRDIVRIDEDLCDGCGICVPSCAEGAIEITDGKARLVAERYCDGLGACLGTCPKDAITVIKREADAFDEEAVEERLHELKAAESAQADQKPNAAPTLGCGCPGSAMTTFAPTRPSSGVSAAASGSRSGEQPVSALTHWPVQIRLIPPHAPFLKGANLLVAADCAPAAYPALHQELLPGKVIMLGCPKFDDAQSYVQRFVDIFNEAGINSITVLSMEVPCCAGLAEIVRRALIVSGKHIPYQEIVITRQGQIAPQGRAEFKGMQPI
- a CDS encoding DUF4258 domain-containing protein; its protein translation is MRQPTSNAPFRQEPSPAKTALTRHAWQRMTARSIPSDAVNAALQYGRLVYTRGAAISVIGRKEVEQCRKHGVNLVAYEGVQVVCARDGTVLTTYRNRDFRGLRAPGRKRSRR
- a CDS encoding cupin domain-containing protein; amino-acid sequence: MKKINLFEANGFNDLGLSKYLVHDSPYFKILNFNFRAGQQLPIHSHDIEGQLSILVVEGEGEFLAQDTTLPAKPGDLLICDISVPHGIKATTDMRTLVTIAPPI
- a CDS encoding cupin domain-containing protein, with protein sequence MSQDIQVISNPDEAELAKLGVRSWPIWSKEASEFPWSYDEREQCYLLEGEVDVTPDGGKSVRIQAGDLVTFPQGMSCHWRIFKDVRKHYQFG